The Cucumis melo cultivar AY chromosome 6, USDA_Cmelo_AY_1.0, whole genome shotgun sequence genome includes a region encoding these proteins:
- the LOC103491775 gene encoding probable adenylate kinase 7, mitochondrial isoform X2: MSLLGRLSALVRPLRNRRHSQIAGRAYGSAAALEVDYDYYEDDDDFERLTGDQSHGRAMADSRGWVPKRGVQWVVLGDPRAKKHVYAERLSKLLDVPHISMGALVRQELHPRSSIYQQIASAINEGKPVLEEIIFRLLSKRLEEGYCNGESGFILEGIPRTRNQAEILDQIADIDLVINFKTTEEPLIRKNLGSGNFSGFHEYSTICSSGSSQNLQPKDKEPKCLSATTEYSWKEMTSMEQRKPLVEYYRGQRKLVDFQVRGAPGETWEGLLEALHLQHINALSSSSSTQKLTT; the protein is encoded by the exons ATGTCCCTCCTCGGGCGTCTCAGCGCGCTGGTGCGCCCACTCCGCAACCGTCGCCACTCTCAGATCGCTGGAAGAGCGTACGGATCTGCGGCAGCGCTGGAGGTGGATTACGATTACTATGAGGACGACGATGATTTCGAGAGACTGACTGGGGATCAGAGCCATGGCAGGGCGATGGCTGACTCTCGAGGGTGGGTGCCGAAAAGAGGAGTGCAGTGGGTGGTTTTGGGAGACCCTAGGGCGAAGAAGCATGTCTATGCAGAAAGGCTCTCGAAGCTTCTTGATGTTCCTCATATTTCCATGGGAGCCCTTGTTCGTCAGGAGCTTCATCCTCGGTCTTCCATCTACCAGCAG ATTGCTAGTGCAATCAATGAAGGAAAGCCTGTTTTGGAAGAAATCATTTTCAGACTGTTGTCAAAGAGGCTAGAAGAAGGGTATTGCAATGGTGAATCAGGCTTCATTCTTGAAGGAATTCCAAGAACAAGGAATCAAGCA GAGATTCTTGACCAAATTGCAGATATCGATTTGGtcattaattttaaaacaactgAAGAGCCTTTGATTAGAAAGAATCTAGGTTCTGGAAACTTCTCTGGCTTTCATGAATATAGTACTATATGCAGCTCTGGAAGCAGTCAAAATCTTCAGCCAAAGGACAAAGAGCCGAAATGCCTTTCTGCTACTACAGAATATTCTTGGAAAGAAATGACATCTATGGAGCAG AGGAAGCCATTAGTGGAGTACTACAGAGGACAAAGGAAACTTGTTGACTTCCAAGTAAGAGGAGCTCCCGGAGAAACATGGGAAGGGTTATTAGAAGCATTACATCTTCAGCATATTAATGCTCttagttcttcttcttctacacAGAAGCTAACCACATGA
- the LOC103491775 gene encoding probable adenylate kinase 7, mitochondrial isoform X1, with translation MSLLGRLSALVRPLRNRRHSQIAGRAYGSAAALEVDYDYYEDDDDFERLTGDQSHGRAMADSRGWVPKRGVQWVVLGDPRAKKHVYAERLSKLLDVPHISMGALVRQELHPRSSIYQQIASAINEGKPVLEEIIFRLLSKRLEEGYCNGESGFILEGIPRTRNQAEILDQIADIDLVINFKTTEEPLIRKNLGSGNFSGFHEYSTICSSGSSQNLQPKDKEPKCLSATTEYSWKEMTSMEQVQRKPLVEYYRGQRKLVDFQVRGAPGETWEGLLEALHLQHINALSSSSSTQKLTT, from the exons ATGTCCCTCCTCGGGCGTCTCAGCGCGCTGGTGCGCCCACTCCGCAACCGTCGCCACTCTCAGATCGCTGGAAGAGCGTACGGATCTGCGGCAGCGCTGGAGGTGGATTACGATTACTATGAGGACGACGATGATTTCGAGAGACTGACTGGGGATCAGAGCCATGGCAGGGCGATGGCTGACTCTCGAGGGTGGGTGCCGAAAAGAGGAGTGCAGTGGGTGGTTTTGGGAGACCCTAGGGCGAAGAAGCATGTCTATGCAGAAAGGCTCTCGAAGCTTCTTGATGTTCCTCATATTTCCATGGGAGCCCTTGTTCGTCAGGAGCTTCATCCTCGGTCTTCCATCTACCAGCAG ATTGCTAGTGCAATCAATGAAGGAAAGCCTGTTTTGGAAGAAATCATTTTCAGACTGTTGTCAAAGAGGCTAGAAGAAGGGTATTGCAATGGTGAATCAGGCTTCATTCTTGAAGGAATTCCAAGAACAAGGAATCAAGCA GAGATTCTTGACCAAATTGCAGATATCGATTTGGtcattaattttaaaacaactgAAGAGCCTTTGATTAGAAAGAATCTAGGTTCTGGAAACTTCTCTGGCTTTCATGAATATAGTACTATATGCAGCTCTGGAAGCAGTCAAAATCTTCAGCCAAAGGACAAAGAGCCGAAATGCCTTTCTGCTACTACAGAATATTCTTGGAAAGAAATGACATCTATGGAGCAG GTTCAGAGGAAGCCATTAGTGGAGTACTACAGAGGACAAAGGAAACTTGTTGACTTCCAAGTAAGAGGAGCTCCCGGAGAAACATGGGAAGGGTTATTAGAAGCATTACATCTTCAGCATATTAATGCTCttagttcttcttcttctacacAGAAGCTAACCACATGA